A genomic region of Melopsittacus undulatus isolate bMelUnd1 chromosome 5, bMelUnd1.mat.Z, whole genome shotgun sequence contains the following coding sequences:
- the TEAD4 gene encoding transcriptional enhancer factor TEF-3, producing the protein MYGRNELIARYIKLRTGKTRTRKQVSSHIQVLARRKAREIQAKLKDQAAKDKAMQSMATMSSAQIISATAFHSKMALPGLPRPAYPAVSGFWQGALPSQAGSSQDVKPFSQQPYAVQPPLPLPGFESSTGLSPSPSSPAWQGRRVASSKLWMLEFSAFLEQQQDQDTYNKHLFVHIGQSSATYNDPYLEAVDIRQIYDKFPEKKGGLKELFEKGPANAFFLVKFWADLNTNIEDESRSFYGVSSQYESRENMVITCSTKVCSFGKQVVEKVETEYARYENGYYSYRIHRSPLCEYMINFIHKLKHLPEKYMMNSVLENFTILQVVTNRDTQETLLCIAYVFEVSTSDHGAQHHIYRLVKD; encoded by the exons GCCGAAATGAGCTGATTGCCCGCTATATTAAGCTGAGAACAGGGAAAACACGCACAAGGAAACAG GTATCTAGTCACATCCAGGTCCTGGCAAGGCGGAAAGCTAGAGAGATCCAAGCCAAGCTCAAG GATCAGGCAGCTAAAGATAAAGCCATGCAGAGTATGGCTACAATGTCATCTGCCCAGATTATCTCTGCAACTGCCTTCCATAGTAAAATGGCCTTGCCTGGTCTCCCACGACCTGCCTACCCTGCTGTTTCTGGG TTTTGGCAAGGAGCTTTGCCAAGCCAAGCTGGATCTTCCCAAGA TGTGAAACCTTTTTCTCAACAACCTTATGCTGTACAGCCTCCGTTACCATTACCAG GGTTTGAGTCTTCTACTGGCCTCTCGCCTTCCCCATCATCACCAGCTTGGCAAGGACGAAGGGTTGCTAGCTCCAAACTTTGGATGTTAGAATTCTCTGCATTCTTGGAACAACAACAAGACCAAGACACA TATAACAAACACCTGTTTGTGCACATTGGGCAGTCAAGTGCCACCTACAATGACCCCTACCTCGAGGCAGTGGATATCCGGCAGATCTATGACAAGTTCCCTGAGAAAAAAGGGGGCCTGAAGGAGCTCTTTGAAAAGGGTCCAGCTAATGCCTTCTTCCTTGTCAAATTCTGG GCTGATTTGAACACCAATATTGAAGATGAATCCAGATCTTTCTATGGCGTTTCCAGCCAATATGAGAGCCGAGAAAACATGGTCATTACCTGTTCCACCAAAGTGTGTTCCTTTGGAAAGCAGGTGGTGGAGAAAGTGGAG ACAGAGTATGCACGCTATGAAAATGGATACTATTCCTATCGCATTCACCGTTCCCCTCTCTGCGAGTACATGATAAACTTCATTCATAAACTCAAGCACCTTCCTGAGAAGTATATGATGAACAGTGTGCTGGAGAACTTTACTATCTTACAG GTTGTCACAAACAGGGACACACAGGAGACCTTGCTGTGCATAGCATATGTTTTTGAGGTGTCAACTAGTGACCATGGTGCCCAGCATCACATCTACCGGCTGGTGAAGGACTAG